One Arthrobacter sp. FW306-07-I genomic window carries:
- a CDS encoding DUF58 domain-containing protein, which yields MASLLQRVKSKLAIFAHRKARGMLDGEYGSVFRGRSLDFDDLRAYVPGDEVRDIDWKATARHGSPLIRRYVAVRRQTVLLVTDTGRNMAAESRSGEVKKDIAVLALGVMGYLAHRHGDVVGLVCGDSTATRSLPAKSGEAHLERLLRHVDSHTGLDGAPSRIQDQLGYVARNVKGRHLLFVVADELAADAATAQLLRRLRAQHEVLWLTVRDADLAPSSKPTDPNAPAAFSVADDSLLPWPPGMSAAVEAAYTKAASERDADRQAMLRAAGITEGDVSGSGDVITGLFTLLERHRRAG from the coding sequence ATGGCCAGCCTCCTCCAGCGGGTGAAGTCGAAGTTGGCCATCTTCGCGCACCGCAAAGCGCGTGGAATGCTCGACGGCGAGTACGGTTCCGTATTCAGGGGCCGCAGCCTGGACTTTGACGACCTGCGCGCCTACGTGCCGGGTGACGAGGTACGCGACATCGACTGGAAGGCCACGGCCCGGCACGGTTCACCCCTGATCCGGCGCTATGTGGCCGTCCGCCGGCAGACCGTCCTCCTGGTCACCGACACGGGACGGAACATGGCAGCGGAGTCCCGGTCCGGGGAAGTGAAAAAGGACATCGCCGTGCTCGCACTGGGAGTCATGGGTTACCTGGCCCACCGGCACGGTGACGTGGTGGGCCTGGTGTGCGGCGACTCCACCGCAACCCGGTCCCTGCCGGCAAAGAGCGGCGAAGCCCACCTGGAACGGCTCCTCAGGCACGTGGATTCCCATACGGGCCTCGATGGGGCGCCCAGCAGGATCCAGGACCAGCTGGGCTACGTGGCACGCAACGTCAAGGGCCGCCACCTGCTCTTCGTCGTCGCCGACGAACTGGCCGCGGACGCTGCCACGGCCCAGCTCCTGCGCCGGCTCCGCGCCCAGCACGAAGTCCTGTGGCTGACCGTGCGGGACGCGGACCTCGCACCATCCTCCAAGCCCACGGATCCCAACGCCCCCGCGGCCTTCAGCGTTGCCGACGATTCCCTCCTGCCCTGGCCGCCGGGGATGTCCGCCGCAGTGGAGGCCGCCTACACGAAAGCGGCCTCGGAGCGTGATGCGGACCGGCAGGCCATGCTGCGCGCGGCCGGGATCACTGAAGGCGACGTGTCAGGCAGCGGGGATGTCATCACCGGACTGTTCACGCTCCTGGAGAGGCACCGCCGTGCAGGTTGA
- a CDS encoding AAA family ATPase: protein MLSTSVPARIQPAELARAQQVAANISRNFDAKVVGQSLLRESLLVGLLTGGHILLESVPGLAKTTAAQTLAEAVSAEFRRIQCTPDLLPSDIVGTQIYDAAKGSFHTQLGPVHANIVLLDEINRSSAKTQSAMLEAMQERHTSIGGQDHPLPSPFLVLATQNPIEQEGTYQLPEAQMDRFMLKDVLDYPTPAEEAEIIRRIDAGVYTREQKPAAAASLDAVTELQALVGRVYLDPSVINYIVGLVYVTRNASQYIDARLAGFIEFGASPRASIAFSQAARAVALLNGRDHVIPEDVRSLAHRVLRHRLILNFDAVAEQVPVESVIDAVVAAVQTP from the coding sequence GTGCTTTCGACCAGCGTGCCTGCAAGAATCCAGCCGGCGGAGCTGGCCAGGGCGCAGCAGGTGGCGGCCAATATTTCCCGCAATTTCGATGCAAAAGTGGTGGGGCAGTCCCTGCTGCGGGAGTCGCTGCTGGTGGGACTGCTGACCGGCGGCCATATCCTCTTGGAAAGCGTCCCGGGACTGGCCAAAACCACGGCGGCACAAACCCTCGCCGAAGCTGTGAGCGCCGAATTCCGCAGGATCCAGTGCACCCCTGACCTGCTGCCCAGCGACATCGTGGGAACCCAGATCTACGACGCCGCCAAGGGCAGCTTCCACACCCAACTCGGCCCGGTGCATGCCAATATCGTGCTGCTGGATGAGATCAACCGCTCCAGCGCCAAGACCCAAAGCGCCATGCTGGAAGCCATGCAGGAACGCCATACGTCCATCGGAGGACAGGACCACCCCCTGCCCTCGCCGTTCCTGGTCCTGGCAACCCAGAATCCCATCGAGCAGGAGGGAACCTACCAGCTGCCCGAGGCGCAGATGGACCGGTTTATGCTCAAGGATGTGCTGGACTATCCCACTCCCGCGGAAGAAGCGGAGATCATCCGCAGGATCGATGCCGGCGTCTACACCCGCGAACAAAAGCCCGCAGCTGCAGCCTCCCTGGACGCCGTCACCGAACTCCAGGCTTTGGTGGGACGGGTCTACCTCGACCCGTCGGTCATCAACTACATCGTGGGCCTCGTCTACGTGACGCGGAACGCCTCCCAATACATCGACGCCCGGCTGGCCGGCTTCATCGAATTCGGTGCCAGCCCGCGCGCCAGCATCGCCTTCAGCCAGGCGGCGCGGGCGGTGGCGCTGCTGAACGGCCGCGACCATGTCATCCCCGAGGACGTCAGGTCGCTGGCCCACCGGGTACTGCGGCACCGGTTGATCCTGAACTTTGACGCCGTGGCCGAGCAGGTCCCGGTCGAATCGGTGATCGACGCCGTCGTTGCCGCCGTCCAGACTCCCTGA
- a CDS encoding carbohydrate ABC transporter permease: MTGRHGRTRSVWADVVLLLIGACFLLPLLWLVLGSLDPAAGHGTKLPQQPGLDNFAAVFTPELLFRPLWNSLLLSAGTGIVTLVAAVLAAYPLSRYRSRFNTPFMSAILFGTCLPVTAIMVPVYGLFVQLRLLDSIFATVLFLAATSLPMAIWMTRNFMDAVPLALEEAAWVDGASRLSGLRSIVLPLMGPGLGVVFIFVFIQAWGNFFVPFVLLLSEASQPAAVSIFSFFGQHGAVAYGQLAAFSILYSVPVLALYVIVARGSGNALALAGAVRG; the protein is encoded by the coding sequence GTGACAGGCCGGCATGGACGTACCCGGAGCGTGTGGGCCGACGTGGTCCTGCTGCTGATCGGTGCGTGTTTCCTGCTGCCGCTGCTGTGGCTGGTCCTCGGTTCCCTGGACCCGGCCGCCGGACACGGCACCAAACTTCCGCAGCAGCCCGGGTTGGACAACTTCGCGGCCGTCTTCACTCCGGAGCTGCTGTTCCGGCCACTGTGGAACAGTTTGCTGCTGTCGGCCGGAACCGGCATCGTTACGCTGGTGGCAGCCGTGCTGGCCGCGTATCCACTCTCCCGCTACCGGTCCCGGTTCAACACTCCGTTCATGTCGGCCATCCTGTTCGGCACCTGCCTTCCCGTCACCGCCATCATGGTGCCCGTCTACGGATTGTTCGTCCAGCTTCGGCTGCTGGACTCCATTTTCGCAACGGTGCTGTTCCTGGCCGCCACCAGCCTTCCCATGGCCATCTGGATGACCAGGAACTTCATGGACGCCGTGCCGCTGGCACTTGAGGAAGCGGCGTGGGTTGACGGCGCATCAAGGCTGTCCGGGCTGCGGTCCATCGTGCTTCCGCTGATGGGACCGGGCCTGGGCGTGGTGTTCATCTTTGTGTTCATCCAGGCGTGGGGAAATTTCTTTGTCCCGTTCGTGCTCCTGCTGTCCGAGGCCAGCCAGCCCGCGGCTGTGTCGATCTTCAGCTTCTTCGGCCAGCACGGCGCAGTGGCCTACGGCCAGCTGGCCGCCTTCTCGATTCTCTATTCCGTTCCGGTCCTGGCCCTGTACGTCATCGTGGCGCGCGGGTCCGGCAACGCACTGGCCCTTGCAGGTGCTGTCAGGGGCTAG
- a CDS encoding carbohydrate ABC transporter permease, with the protein MAANHRGRQVLRYLPVLPAVVLLAVFLAGPVLWAFHASLTNAGLTGKHARNPEWVGLENYQRLLQDPAFPLSLALTVLFVAGSAILGQNVLGLALAVLMRRARPMVSATVGTAVVAAWVLPEIVAAFAAYAFFSRDGTLNQLLGAFGLAETDWLYAVPMVAVILANTWRGTAFSMLVYRAALNGVPAELTEAAQMDGAGAWQRLVFITLPVIRGSIATNLMLVTLQTLAVFTLIWVMTAGGPANGSTTLPVLAYQEAFKFGDIGYGTAVAVVLILIGAVFGLAYLRLLREQKP; encoded by the coding sequence GTGGCCGCCAACCACCGCGGCCGGCAGGTGCTCCGCTACCTGCCGGTCCTGCCCGCCGTCGTGCTGCTGGCCGTGTTCCTGGCCGGCCCCGTGCTGTGGGCCTTCCACGCCTCGCTCACCAACGCCGGACTCACCGGCAAGCACGCCAGGAACCCCGAGTGGGTGGGGCTGGAGAACTACCAGCGGCTGCTGCAGGACCCCGCCTTCCCGCTTTCGCTGGCGCTGACCGTCCTGTTCGTTGCAGGCTCGGCCATCCTGGGCCAGAACGTGCTGGGGCTGGCCCTGGCCGTCCTCATGCGGCGCGCACGCCCTATGGTGTCGGCAACTGTTGGCACCGCCGTCGTGGCCGCCTGGGTCCTGCCGGAGATCGTGGCTGCCTTCGCCGCCTATGCCTTCTTCAGCCGGGACGGGACGCTCAACCAGTTGCTTGGCGCGTTTGGGCTGGCGGAAACCGACTGGCTTTACGCCGTTCCGATGGTGGCCGTGATCCTGGCGAACACCTGGCGCGGGACGGCCTTTTCGATGCTGGTGTACCGGGCCGCGCTGAACGGCGTCCCGGCCGAGCTGACCGAGGCTGCACAGATGGACGGTGCCGGTGCATGGCAGCGGCTGGTGTTCATCACCCTGCCGGTGATCCGGGGCAGCATCGCCACCAACCTGATGCTGGTCACGCTGCAGACGCTGGCGGTCTTCACCCTGATCTGGGTCATGACGGCCGGTGGCCCTGCCAACGGCAGCACCACCTTGCCTGTCCTCGCCTACCAGGAGGCCTTCAAGTTTGGCGACATCGGCTACGGTACGGCCGTCGCCGTGGTCCTCATCCTGATCGGGGCCGTGTTCGGGCTGGCCTACCTGCGCCTGCTCAGAGAGCAGAAACCGTGA
- a CDS encoding extracellular solute-binding protein — protein sequence MFRRASKTASLLAAAVLVLAACTPADPGGGDKTIKVAYQKTDSFTALDSMLQEAKKEFEAANQGVKVELQPIQASDEDYGSKLALALRSPSTAPDVFYEDTFKVRSDADAGYLMNLDSRLAGWGDWGAFDNAAKEAGKADDGGTYAVPLGTDTRVIWYNKKVLAAAGIGLPWQPSSWQDILDTARKIKASNPDVIPFNMYAGKGTGEGTVMQGFYELLYGTGSSLYDQDAKKWVVGSPGFKDSLTFLETLYGENLAVPPAEALDPNVWKKVFGEWFPKAKLGATVEGSYAPSFWQAGGSYAWPGYEQEMGVAPFPTQKGQAPGKVSMSGGWTLAVGAETKQPDLAFNFLTTALNAKNSLAFTLASSQIAVRNDVAADPGYQSANPFVKDVSGLVSVTRFRPATSDYPRISAAVQEATEAVITGNRTPEQAAADYDTAVTGIVGGDKTIRK from the coding sequence ATGTTTCGACGGGCATCCAAGACAGCATCCCTGCTGGCCGCCGCGGTCCTGGTCCTCGCAGCCTGTACGCCCGCAGATCCGGGCGGCGGCGACAAGACCATCAAGGTGGCCTACCAGAAGACAGACTCGTTCACCGCCCTGGACAGCATGCTGCAGGAGGCGAAGAAGGAGTTTGAAGCCGCCAACCAGGGCGTGAAAGTCGAACTGCAGCCCATCCAGGCCAGCGACGAGGATTACGGCAGCAAGCTGGCCCTGGCCCTGCGGTCGCCCTCGACTGCCCCGGACGTCTTCTACGAAGACACCTTCAAGGTCCGCTCCGATGCGGACGCCGGGTACCTCATGAACCTGGACAGCCGCTTGGCCGGCTGGGGGGACTGGGGCGCTTTCGACAACGCAGCGAAGGAAGCGGGGAAAGCGGACGACGGCGGCACGTACGCAGTGCCGTTGGGCACCGACACGCGGGTCATCTGGTACAACAAAAAGGTTCTTGCGGCAGCAGGCATTGGACTGCCCTGGCAGCCGTCCAGCTGGCAGGACATCCTGGACACCGCGCGGAAGATCAAAGCCTCCAACCCGGACGTGATCCCCTTCAACATGTACGCCGGAAAGGGTACCGGTGAAGGAACCGTAATGCAGGGGTTCTACGAACTCCTGTACGGCACCGGATCAAGCCTTTACGACCAGGACGCCAAAAAATGGGTCGTAGGCTCGCCCGGCTTCAAGGACTCGCTCACCTTCCTGGAGACGCTCTATGGGGAGAACCTGGCCGTTCCTCCGGCCGAAGCGCTGGACCCGAACGTCTGGAAGAAGGTGTTCGGCGAGTGGTTCCCCAAGGCAAAACTGGGAGCAACCGTGGAAGGCTCCTACGCGCCGTCGTTCTGGCAGGCCGGCGGGAGCTACGCGTGGCCCGGTTACGAGCAGGAGATGGGCGTCGCCCCGTTCCCCACGCAGAAGGGACAGGCACCAGGCAAGGTCAGCATGTCCGGGGGATGGACGCTGGCCGTTGGCGCGGAAACCAAGCAGCCGGACCTGGCCTTCAATTTCCTCACCACCGCCCTCAACGCAAAGAACTCGCTGGCATTCACGCTTGCCAGTTCGCAGATCGCCGTCCGCAACGACGTCGCCGCCGACCCCGGCTACCAGTCCGCCAACCCGTTCGTGAAGGATGTCTCCGGCCTGGTGTCCGTCACCCGGTTCCGGCCCGCCACCTCCGACTATCCACGGATTTCCGCCGCCGTCCAGGAAGCCACCGAGGCCGTCATCACCGGCAACCGGACCCCTGAGCAGGCGGCGGCCGACTATGACACGGCCGTGACCGGCATCGTGGGCGGCGACAAGACCATCCGGAAGTAG
- a CDS encoding ROK family transcriptional regulator, with amino-acid sequence MGDFNLTVILDAIRRTSGGLSRVELAQIVGLSPQTISNISRRLLDQNLIVEAGKEGTGPGKPRTILRLNPGGMYALGVHLDPAVTTFVVLDLVGAVVRHSSIKTPGGNDPAAVIATITAEIAQLVEDSGVDRGRIAGLGVAAPGPIDLDHGTVVDPPLLPGWDRVELRDALARATGYSVLVDKDVTSAAVAETWAGGASGAGSFIFMYMGTGIGCGIVLNDEVVRGTSGNAGEIGHIVVDPDGPLCDCGQRGCVKSSAIPQVLVAEAEAAGILDGTRAGNSGAEIQQSFSRLCELADAGNEKAAAILDKSAVLVARAASVVTNALDVERVVFGGPFWSGLAERYLERIPPLLDGNSAARLIHPIEVVGTGVGEDVGAIGAASLVLEHTLAPRAQRLLLES; translated from the coding sequence ATGGGGGACTTCAACCTCACTGTCATCCTTGACGCAATCCGCAGGACCTCCGGTGGTCTCAGCCGGGTGGAGCTGGCCCAGATCGTGGGACTGTCCCCTCAGACCATCTCCAATATTTCCCGCCGCCTCCTGGACCAGAACCTGATTGTCGAGGCCGGCAAGGAGGGCACCGGTCCGGGCAAGCCCCGCACTATCCTGCGCCTGAATCCCGGCGGCATGTACGCCCTGGGGGTCCACCTGGACCCGGCTGTCACCACTTTCGTGGTGCTGGACCTCGTGGGAGCGGTGGTGCGGCATTCAAGCATCAAAACCCCCGGCGGCAACGATCCCGCCGCGGTCATCGCTACCATCACAGCGGAAATCGCCCAGCTCGTGGAGGACTCGGGGGTGGACCGGGGCCGGATTGCGGGACTGGGAGTGGCCGCCCCCGGCCCCATCGACCTGGACCATGGAACCGTGGTGGACCCGCCCCTGCTACCCGGCTGGGACAGGGTGGAACTGCGGGACGCGCTGGCCAGGGCCACCGGCTACTCAGTACTTGTTGACAAGGACGTCACCAGCGCCGCAGTGGCGGAAACCTGGGCGGGTGGCGCCAGTGGAGCCGGCAGCTTCATCTTCATGTACATGGGCACAGGCATCGGCTGCGGCATCGTGCTCAACGATGAGGTTGTCCGCGGCACCTCCGGCAACGCCGGCGAGATCGGCCACATCGTGGTGGACCCGGACGGTCCGCTCTGCGACTGCGGCCAGCGCGGCTGCGTCAAGTCCTCCGCCATCCCACAGGTCCTGGTGGCCGAGGCCGAAGCCGCCGGCATCCTTGACGGCACCCGCGCGGGGAACAGCGGCGCCGAAATCCAGCAAAGTTTCTCCCGGCTGTGCGAACTTGCCGACGCCGGCAACGAAAAGGCCGCCGCCATCCTGGATAAGTCCGCGGTCCTGGTGGCCCGGGCGGCGTCCGTGGTCACAAACGCCCTGGACGTTGAAAGGGTTGTTTTCGGTGGCCCCTTCTGGAGCGGACTGGCCGAACGCTACCTTGAACGGATCCCGCCGCTGCTGGACGGCAACAGCGCTGCCCGCCTCATCCACCCCATCGAGGTGGTGGGCACAGGCGTGGGGGAGGACGTGGGAGCCATCGGGGCCGCGTCCCTGGTCCTGGAACATACCCTCGCCCCCCGCGCCCAGCGGCTCCTGCTGGAGAGCTGA